One part of the Tunicatimonas pelagia genome encodes these proteins:
- the cyoE gene encoding heme o synthase → MQATEKIHITDIWGEKLRSYTELLKARLSMLVAFSSGFGFVLATFGSVDWVQLVILLIGGFLLSGASSAVNQIIEQDYDRLMSRTKSRPLPTKRINVSEAVGVALVTGGIGMLLLAQFTNPLTTGLAFLSFVLYSFVYTPLKRVGPIAVLVGAVPGALPPLLGWTAVTGTITHEALIIFAIQFIWQFPHFWAIAWVADEDYQKAGFKLLPSKGGKTVQSAVQIMTYTLFLIPLGLLPLKFGITGVDSAIVATVCGVLFLGQTFRLMMDGSRKVALQIMFGSFIYLPVVQIAYLLDKV, encoded by the coding sequence ATGCAAGCTACTGAGAAAATTCATATTACTGATATTTGGGGTGAAAAGCTACGAAGCTACACCGAGCTGCTAAAAGCTCGTTTGTCAATGTTAGTAGCATTTTCGTCCGGTTTTGGGTTCGTGTTAGCAACATTTGGTAGTGTTGATTGGGTACAGTTAGTCATTTTGTTAATAGGTGGTTTTTTGCTTTCAGGGGCTTCTTCCGCAGTGAACCAAATTATTGAGCAAGACTACGACCGATTGATGTCTCGCACTAAGAGCCGTCCTCTACCCACGAAGAGAATAAATGTTTCGGAAGCAGTAGGAGTTGCCTTGGTAACCGGCGGCATTGGTATGTTATTACTGGCACAATTCACCAATCCGTTAACTACTGGCTTAGCTTTCTTATCGTTTGTTTTATACAGCTTTGTGTATACGCCCCTCAAGCGAGTAGGGCCTATTGCGGTGTTAGTGGGAGCTGTTCCGGGCGCGTTGCCTCCGCTGTTAGGCTGGACAGCAGTAACCGGAACTATCACACACGAAGCTCTCATTATCTTTGCTATTCAGTTTATTTGGCAGTTCCCCCACTTTTGGGCTATTGCTTGGGTAGCCGACGAGGATTATCAGAAAGCTGGGTTTAAGTTATTGCCTTCCAAAGGTGGAAAAACGGTTCAGTCGGCGGTGCAAATTATGACTTACACTTTATTTCTGATACCGCTCGGGTTGCTACCGCTCAAGTTTGGCATTACGGGAGTAGATTCGGCTATTGTAGCAACTGTATGTGGCGTATTATTTTTAGGACAGACCTTTCGGTTGATGATGGATGGCTCGCGTAAGGTTGCCTTACAAATTATGTTTGGCTCTTTCATCTATTTACCAGTGGTACAGATTGCTTATTTATTGGATAAGGTTTAA
- a CDS encoding cytochrome c oxidase subunit 3, which produces MEKSLNIEKEVDQISLREEPQPILSMHPQKFALWLFIVTVVMIFAAFTSAYIVRRSEGNWLDFELPPLFWTTAGIILVSSISMHWAYISAKRDQIIQLRVALLVTLGLGVAFLVGQFMAWGALVDIEVFFVGNPAGSFVYVLSGVHGVHIVSALVFLIVMVVRAFRYKVHSKQMDTMEMCVTYWHFLDGLWLYLFLFLLLNR; this is translated from the coding sequence ATGGAAAAGTCACTGAATATAGAAAAAGAGGTAGATCAGATTAGTTTACGCGAAGAGCCTCAGCCAATTTTATCAATGCATCCGCAGAAGTTTGCGCTTTGGCTATTTATTGTAACGGTGGTCATGATTTTTGCCGCCTTCACCAGTGCCTACATTGTAAGGCGTTCAGAGGGAAACTGGTTAGACTTTGAGCTGCCACCCTTGTTTTGGACAACTGCTGGAATTATTCTGGTTAGTAGCATCAGTATGCATTGGGCGTATATTTCAGCTAAGCGCGATCAGATTATCCAGCTTAGAGTCGCTTTGCTGGTTACGTTAGGCTTAGGGGTTGCTTTCTTAGTTGGTCAGTTTATGGCTTGGGGAGCACTGGTAGATATAGAGGTGTTCTTTGTGGGAAATCCAGCCGGATCATTTGTCTACGTACTAAGTGGAGTACACGGAGTGCATATTGTTAGCGCGTTGGTTTTCTTAATTGTTATGGTAGTGAGAGCTTTTCGCTACAAGGTGCACAGTAAGCAGATGGACACGATGGAGATGTGTGTAACCTATTGGCACTTTTTAGATGGACTTTGGCTGTATTTATTTCTATTTTTGCTGCTCAATCGCTAA